The genome window AATCTGGAAGAAACTGAATACGCCCAGCGTGATGAACACGTCGTGGAACAGCGCCACGATAGCGCCCGCGCCAAACTTCCACTGGAAACGGAACGCCACATAGAGCATGACCCCGGCCATCGCCAGCAGCATGCCCAGACCGCCCTGATCACGCAGTTCCTCGCCAACCGCCGGGCCGACAAACTCGACGCGATTGATCGTCAGCTGATTGTCTCCGCCCTGCGACTCAAGAGCCTGGGCGATCTTGTTGCCGAGCATCGGATCATCCCCGGCCAGTCGCACAAGAATATCCGTGGTAGCACCAAAGCTTTGTACCTGGGCATCCCCGTAGCCGGTAGCGCGCAATTTCTCGCGGACTTCTGCCGGATCGATAGGCTTGGCGTAATTCAACTCGATCAGGGTGCCGCCGGTGAAGTCGAGGCCGAAATTGAGCCCCTTGAACACCAGACTACCCAGCGAAATAACCGTCAGCAGCAACGTGACCGCAAATGCGATGTTGCGGATACCCATGAAATTGATTGCAGGCTTCATCGCCATATGCCCCTTTAAATCCACAGCTTCTTGAGCTGACGGTTGCCGAAGATCAGATTAACCATCGCCCGCGTGACGAACACCGCAGTAAACATCGAGGTGATAATCCCCAGCGACAGGGTCACCGCAAAGCCCTTGATCGGCCCGGTACCCATGACGAACAGGATGCCACCGACCAGCAGCGTGGTCAGGTTGCCATCGATGATGGCGCTGAAAGCACGATCAAAACCCTCGTGAATGGCACGCTGCACCGACATGCCATTGCTGATTTCCTCGCGGATACGCGAGAAGATCAGCACGTTGGCGTCCACCGCCATACCCATGGTCAGTACGATACCGGCGATACCGGGCAGGGTCAGGGTTGCCCCCAGCATCGACATCAGTGCCAGTAGCAGCACCATATTGAAGCCCAGCGCCACAGTCGCCAGCGCGCCAAAGAACTTGTAGATAAACATGATGAACACGGCGACGAAGGCAAAGCCCCACAGCGAAGCCTTGATGCCCAGCGCGATGTTCTCGGCACCCAGACTCGGGCCTATGGTGCGTTCCTCGGCAAAATGCATGGGCGCCGCCAGACCACCGGCACGCAACAGCAACGCCAGTTCGGAGGACTCACCCGGACCATCGAGACCGGTAATGCGGAAACTGTTGCCCAGCGCCGACTGGATAGTCGCCAGGCTGATGATGCCGCTATCTTCCTTGAAGGCCGTAATCGGCACTTCCTTGACCACACCATCGACGGTCTGCTTGACGTAGCGAGTCACCGGCTTCTGCTCGATGAAAATCACCGCCATGCTGCGCCCGACGTTGTTGCGGGTGGCACGGTTCATCAGATCGCCACCATGACCATCCAGACGAATGTTGACCTGCGGACGACCGTTCTCGTCAAAGCTGGCCTGGGCGTCGGTCACCTTGTCACCGGTGATGATCAGCCCGCGCTCCAGTGCAACCGGGGCGCGGCCCTGGTCACGGAAGCCGAACGTTTCGGTCGAGGCCTTGGGCGCATCGCGATCCGCTTCCAGGCGAAACTCCAGGTTGGCCGTCTTGCCGAGAATACCCTTGGCGGTCGCCGTATCCTGCACACCCGGCAGCTCGACAACGATGCGATTGGCACCCTGACGCTGTACCAGCGGTTCGGAAACACCCAGCTCGTTGACCCGGTTGCGCACCGTGGTCAGGTTCTGCTTGATCGAGTACTCGCGGATTTCCGTCAGCTTGGCCGGTGTCAGCGCCAGGTTCAGTACCGGCTTGCCGTCCCGCTCTACTTCGGTCACCGCAAAATCGGTGAAATTCTTCAGAATCAGGTCACGGGCCTTTTCCGCCTGGGCCGGATCGGCGAAACCCAGCTGGATGACATTGCCTTGCTGGGGCAGCGAGCGATAACGCAAACGCTCCTTGCGCAGCTGGCTCTTGACTTCGCCCTCGTACACCTTGACGCGCGCCGATACGGCCTTGTCCATGTCCACTTCCAGCAGGAAGTGCACGCCACCGGAAAGGTCCAGACCCAGCTTCATCGGCCCCGCACCCAGGCTGCGCAGCCAGTCCGGGGTGGTTGGTGCCAGATTCAGCGCCACCACATAGTCATCGCCCAGCGCTCGGGCAACCAGATCACGTGCCGGCAGCTGATCAGCCTTGTCGGCCAGGCGCAGCATGCCGCCCTGGGAGCTGACTTCAACTGCTTTCACGGCAATTCCGCCAGCTTTCAGCGCATTTTCCGCACGCTGCACATCCGCGTCGGTGATCTTCAGCGCAACACTCTGGCCGCGGATCTGGATCGCCGGATCATCCGGATAGAGGTTGGGAGCGGAATAGATAAAACCTACCAGCAGGATCGAAGCGATCAGCAGGTACTTCCAGAGGGGAAATCTGTTGAGCATGATGGCGCCCGTTATGACGCGGGGCGCATTAAGCGCCCCGAGTGATGAAAGAAGACAGCTTTTAGATGGCTTTCAGCGTGCCCTTGGGCAGCGCTGCGATAACTGCAGCTTTCTGGATCTTCAGCTCAACGGTATCGGAGACATCCAGCACGATGAAATCATCGCTGACCTTGGCAATCTTGCCGGCGATCCCGCCTACGGTCACCACCTCATCACCCTTCTGCAGACTGCCGAGCAGGTTTTTCTTCTCTTTTGCCTGCTTGGCCTGTGGGCGCCAGATCATCAGATAGAAAATAACCAGAAAGCCGACCAGAAAGATCCACTCAAAGCCGGTACCGGCAGGACCGGCAGCGGCCGGGGCAGCGTCTGCATAGGCAGCAGAGATGAAAAAACTCATTGCATTACTCCAGTCAAATAGTAATTAAAAACAAGCAGTTGTCATTGAATCGGCGGTGTCGGCAAACCACGCTTGGCGTAGAAGGCATCAACGAAGCTGGCCAATGTACCCTGTTGAATTGCCTCACGCAAACCAGCCATCAGGCGCTGATAGTGGCGCAAGTTGTGGATGGTATTGAGCATGCTGCCGAGCATTTCGCCGCACTTGTCCAGATGGTGCAGATAGGCGCGGGAGAAGTTCTGGCAGGTATAACAGTCACAGCCGGAATCCAGCGGCGACTCATCCTTCTTGTGGGCGGCATTGCGGATTTTCAAGACCCCGCTTTCGACAAACAGGTGCCCGTTACGCGCGTTGCGGGTCGGCATCACGCAATCGAACATGTCGATGCCGCGCCGCACGCCTTCCACCAGGTCTTCCGGCTTGCCTACGCCCATCAGGTAACGCGGTTTGTCGGCCGGCAAGTGACCGGGCAGATAGTCGAGCACCTTGATCATCTCTTCCTTCGGCTCGCCAACCGACAGCCCGCCAATCGCCAGACCGTCGAAGCCGATC of Pseudomonas pohangensis contains these proteins:
- the secF gene encoding protein translocase subunit SecF, which codes for MKPAINFMGIRNIAFAVTLLLTVISLGSLVFKGLNFGLDFTGGTLIELNYAKPIDPAEVREKLRATGYGDAQVQSFGATTDILVRLAGDDPMLGNKIAQALESQGGDNQLTINRVEFVGPAVGEELRDQGGLGMLLAMAGVMLYVAFRFQWKFGAGAIVALFHDVFITLGVFSFFQIPFDLSVLAAVLAIIGYSLNDTIVVFDRIRENFRLLRKADLIENINISTTQTLLRTLATSISTLLAVAALMFFGGENLWGFSLALFIGVTAGTYSSVYIASVILVWLDLTRDDLIPPVEADAVDDRP
- the yajC gene encoding preprotein translocase subunit YajC, which translates into the protein MSFFISAAYADAAPAAAGPAGTGFEWIFLVGFLVIFYLMIWRPQAKQAKEKKNLLGSLQKGDEVVTVGGIAGKIAKVSDDFIVLDVSDTVELKIQKAAVIAALPKGTLKAI
- the secD gene encoding protein translocase subunit SecD, whose amino-acid sequence is MLNRFPLWKYLLIASILLVGFIYSAPNLYPDDPAIQIRGQSVALKITDADVQRAENALKAGGIAVKAVEVSSQGGMLRLADKADQLPARDLVARALGDDYVVALNLAPTTPDWLRSLGAGPMKLGLDLSGGVHFLLEVDMDKAVSARVKVYEGEVKSQLRKERLRYRSLPQQGNVIQLGFADPAQAEKARDLILKNFTDFAVTEVERDGKPVLNLALTPAKLTEIREYSIKQNLTTVRNRVNELGVSEPLVQRQGANRIVVELPGVQDTATAKGILGKTANLEFRLEADRDAPKASTETFGFRDQGRAPVALERGLIITGDKVTDAQASFDENGRPQVNIRLDGHGGDLMNRATRNNVGRSMAVIFIEQKPVTRYVKQTVDGVVKEVPITAFKEDSGIISLATIQSALGNSFRITGLDGPGESSELALLLRAGGLAAPMHFAEERTIGPSLGAENIALGIKASLWGFAFVAVFIMFIYKFFGALATVALGFNMVLLLALMSMLGATLTLPGIAGIVLTMGMAVDANVLIFSRIREEISNGMSVQRAIHEGFDRAFSAIIDGNLTTLLVGGILFVMGTGPIKGFAVTLSLGIITSMFTAVFVTRAMVNLIFGNRQLKKLWI